Proteins encoded within one genomic window of Leptolyngbya sp. FACHB-261:
- a CDS encoding PAS domain S-box protein encodes MTENLFEGGGAMGALLQSHDWSQTPLGAIETWSESLKTAVQSHLTELNQAQRPEQVQQASVLSQNCTQTDALRESEARYRTLFELTDQGCCICEMLFDENGKPADYRFLEVNPVFEHLTGLEQATGKRMRELAPNLEAYWVEIYGRVVQSRESARFENYASALDRWFDINAFCIGEPQDHQFAVLFTNITERKKVEQERDRFLAAGSDLQVIMSSHGYFHWVSPAFERILGWTPEEMTSRPWTDFLHPDDILASVSESVSVLSGNETFAFENRYRHKDGSYHWLLWRAQPHLEAQVLYATAVDITDRVRVEDQRKQAEVALRQSEEQYRIVFESIDEGFCTIEVLFDADGKPFDHRVLQANPAFERQTGIANPEGKTASEFVPGLEQYWNDLYAQVIHTGESIRTEERSDALDRWFDVLVSRVGDAAMRQVAIVFTDISDRKQAEAIITTDLENTRLLRDLSARMIAEDNIQVLYDEIVFAAITLTRADAGSIQALDESTQELVLIASQGIDRTVTDQFQRVTASSITSCGLVLATGKRAFVDFEAPESEDPDGFFRLHLDTGLISVQSTPLISRSGRWIGIASTHWRKHHRPTEQELRFLDLLVRQAADLIEQRQTEAERRQVLEREQAVREEAERANRIKDEFLAVLSHELRSPLNPILGWTRLLQNGKLDAARRADALVTIERNAKLQAQLIEDLLDISRIMQGKMTLTPTPTSLAFVISEAVETVRLAAEAKHVAIALDLDPQTAPIFGDAARLQQVVWNLLTNAVKFTPNGGQVTVELRQGNQLAQIRVMDSGIGIKAQFLPYVFEYFRQEDGSTTRKFGGLGLGLAIVRQIVELHGGTVKVESQGEHQGAIFIVQLPAMQKAAPLLTESTQSQPNSDILLDNIQVLLVDDDTDTREFEAFLLEHHGAEVIAVASGLAALQVLDQFMPDVIVSDIGMAEMDGYRLMQQIRSRPVTRGGKIPAIALTAYAAEIDKKKALQAGFQSHLTKPLEPEQFVRTIVSLLNPNQV; translated from the coding sequence ATGACTGAAAACCTCTTCGAGGGCGGTGGTGCGATGGGTGCCCTCCTGCAATCGCACGACTGGTCACAAACGCCATTGGGCGCTATCGAAACCTGGTCAGAGAGCTTGAAAACGGCGGTGCAGAGTCATTTGACTGAACTCAATCAAGCTCAAAGACCCGAACAAGTGCAGCAAGCATCGGTACTGTCGCAAAACTGTACCCAAACAGATGCACTGCGTGAATCCGAAGCAAGATACCGGACGTTGTTCGAGTTGACCGACCAGGGTTGCTGCATCTGCGAAATGCTGTTTGATGAGAACGGTAAACCCGCTGATTACCGCTTTCTTGAAGTTAATCCAGTGTTTGAACACCTCACCGGATTGGAGCAAGCCACAGGAAAACGGATGCGGGAACTCGCTCCCAACCTTGAAGCTTACTGGGTTGAAATCTATGGCAGAGTCGTACAAAGTAGGGAATCTGCTCGATTCGAGAATTACGCAAGTGCTCTAGATCGTTGGTTTGACATCAACGCTTTTTGCATCGGCGAGCCGCAAGACCATCAGTTCGCCGTTTTGTTTACCAACATTACTGAACGCAAAAAAGTTGAGCAGGAACGAGATCGGTTTCTTGCCGCCGGGTCGGATTTGCAAGTGATTATGAGCAGCCATGGCTATTTCCACTGGGTCAGCCCAGCTTTTGAGCGTATTCTCGGCTGGACACCTGAGGAAATGACATCCCGCCCCTGGACTGATTTCCTGCATCCAGACGATATCCTCGCATCTGTGTCGGAAAGCGTCAGCGTGTTATCAGGCAATGAAACGTTTGCGTTTGAAAACCGCTATCGGCACAAAGACGGCTCCTACCACTGGTTGCTCTGGAGAGCGCAGCCTCACTTAGAAGCACAAGTGCTTTACGCAACGGCGGTAGATATCACCGATCGCGTGCGCGTCGAAGACCAACGCAAACAGGCAGAAGTCGCCCTACGTCAATCTGAAGAACAGTATCGCATTGTGTTTGAGTCGATCGACGAAGGTTTTTGCACGATTGAAGTGCTCTTTGATGCCGATGGCAAGCCGTTTGATCACCGCGTTTTACAAGCGAATCCAGCCTTTGAGCGGCAGACCGGGATTGCCAACCCGGAAGGCAAAACAGCAAGTGAATTCGTACCGGGACTGGAACAGTATTGGAATGACCTTTACGCCCAAGTCATTCACACCGGTGAGTCTATCCGCACTGAAGAGCGATCGGATGCGCTCGATCGCTGGTTTGACGTTTTGGTGTCGCGGGTTGGCGATGCAGCAATGCGCCAGGTGGCGATCGTCTTTACCGACATCAGCGATCGCAAACAAGCTGAAGCCATCATTACTACCGATCTGGAAAATACCCGGCTGTTGCGCGACTTGAGCGCACGAATGATTGCTGAAGACAACATTCAGGTGCTTTACGACGAAATTGTCTTTGCTGCAATTACCCTGACACGGGCAGATGCCGGTTCAATTCAAGCGCTGGATGAATCGACCCAAGAGCTAGTGCTGATCGCTTCCCAGGGGATCGATCGAACCGTTACCGATCAGTTCCAGCGAGTAACTGCCAGTTCAATCACATCTTGTGGCTTGGTTCTAGCAACGGGTAAGCGCGCCTTTGTGGATTTTGAGGCACCAGAAAGCGAAGACCCTGATGGATTTTTCCGTCTACATCTAGACACTGGGTTGATTTCTGTACAATCGACTCCGCTCATCAGTCGTTCAGGTAGATGGATCGGCATAGCTTCAACTCACTGGCGCAAGCACCACCGGCCGACTGAGCAAGAACTCCGTTTTCTGGATCTGTTGGTGCGTCAAGCGGCCGATCTGATTGAACAGCGACAGACTGAAGCGGAACGCAGACAAGTTTTAGAACGCGAACAGGCAGTACGAGAAGAAGCAGAACGAGCGAACCGGATCAAAGATGAGTTTCTCGCTGTGCTGTCCCATGAACTCAGGTCACCCCTAAACCCCATCCTGGGCTGGACCCGGTTGCTGCAAAACGGCAAACTCGACGCAGCCCGCAGAGCGGATGCATTGGTAACAATCGAGCGCAATGCCAAATTGCAAGCGCAGCTAATCGAAGACTTGCTCGACATCTCCCGTATTATGCAGGGCAAGATGACCTTAACTCCAACTCCCACAAGTTTGGCGTTTGTCATTTCTGAGGCGGTTGAAACCGTGCGCTTGGCAGCAGAAGCCAAGCATGTTGCGATCGCGCTTGACCTCGACCCGCAAACCGCTCCCATTTTTGGTGATGCTGCCCGGCTCCAGCAAGTGGTCTGGAACCTGCTGACTAATGCTGTCAAATTTACGCCCAATGGTGGTCAAGTAACGGTTGAACTGAGGCAAGGCAATCAACTAGCGCAGATTCGGGTGATGGATAGCGGCATTGGCATCAAGGCTCAATTTCTTCCTTATGTGTTTGAGTATTTCCGACAAGAGGATGGCTCCACCACTCGTAAATTTGGAGGCTTGGGGCTGGGGCTAGCGATCGTGCGCCAAATTGTGGAACTGCATGGCGGTACAGTCAAAGTCGAGAGCCAAGGTGAGCATCAAGGTGCAATCTTTATCGTGCAACTTCCGGCGATGCAGAAAGCAGCGCCGCTCCTCACTGAGTCAACCCAGTCTCAACCCAACTCAGACATACTCTTAGACAACATCCAAGTTTTGCTCGTCGATGACGATACCGATACCCGCGAGTTTGAGGCTTTTCTGCTAGAACACCATGGGGCAGAGGTCATAGCGGTTGCTTCTGGCTTAGCAGCGTTGCAAGTGTTGGATCAGTTCATGCCAGATGTGATTGTTAGTGATATTGGCATGGCAGAAATGGATGGCTACAGGCTCATGCAGCAGATTCGCTCACGCCCAGTGACTCGGGGAGGCAAGATTCCCGCGATCGCCCTCACTGCCTATGCCGCAGAAATTGACAAGAAAAAAGCTCTCCAGGCTGGCTTTCAGAGCCACCTGACGAAGCCCTTGGAGCCAGAACAATTTGTCAGGACGATCGTGAGCCTGCTCAACCCAAATCAAGTCTAG
- a CDS encoding TetR/AcrR family transcriptional regulator: MATTKNPKSPSATREALLRAASRVVTDKGVEALTLDAVAKQAGVSKGGLLYHFPNKDALMGGMVEQLIQDFESVLQTEFDQDDAPGTPGQWVRAYIRATLRFSKQSLALIARLTSIAADSPNLFEAAKVYERQSRQRIETSGINPTKATIILLATDGLWLSEVFQVGTLDEPRLTQVVETLLAMTRTD, translated from the coding sequence ATGGCTACTACCAAAAACCCAAAATCTCCATCAGCTACTCGTGAAGCACTTCTGCGAGCTGCCAGTCGAGTTGTAACTGACAAGGGTGTTGAGGCGTTAACGCTGGACGCTGTTGCGAAACAAGCTGGAGTCAGCAAGGGAGGGCTACTCTATCATTTCCCTAACAAAGATGCGTTGATGGGAGGTATGGTCGAGCAACTGATTCAGGATTTTGAATCGGTTCTGCAAACTGAGTTTGACCAGGATGATGCACCAGGAACACCAGGACAGTGGGTGCGGGCATACATTAGGGCAACGCTACGCTTTAGCAAACAATCGCTGGCATTAATTGCCCGTCTTACTTCGATCGCGGCTGACTCGCCCAATCTGTTTGAAGCTGCCAAAGTCTACGAACGGCAGTCACGACAGCGGATTGAAACCAGTGGGATTAACCCCACAAAGGCAACGATTATTCTGTTGGCGACCGATGGTCTGTGGCTGTCAGAAGTGTTCCAGGTTGGCACTCTAGACGAACCTCGTCTCACTCAAGTTGTGGAAACGTTGCTTGCGATGACACGAACCGACTAA
- a CDS encoding GNAT family N-acetyltransferase, whose protein sequence is MLSTRKATTADIPFLVRIEYEASLPPSNHCFWEDMLQGTGTTALQFIEAELRTDASNWGNVADFLILEEQGKPVAAAAGYVPNTEDYCPLRLSRLEAIAQDLNWSKESTTIFHDRYMELWGGDLRPFFLTPQAPWIIENVAVLPEARGRGLGKALLRALLEEGRVQQHAYAGIMVINGNDVARYTYESIGFKPYQTFHADYFSEQFNTEFPGVTKFGLRLS, encoded by the coding sequence ATGCTAAGCACCCGCAAAGCAACGACTGCTGATATTCCATTCCTCGTCAGAATTGAGTACGAGGCATCTTTGCCGCCATCGAATCACTGCTTCTGGGAAGATATGCTGCAAGGGACCGGGACCACTGCCTTGCAGTTTATTGAGGCAGAACTCAGGACAGATGCTTCTAATTGGGGCAACGTAGCTGACTTCTTGATTCTGGAAGAGCAGGGAAAGCCAGTTGCAGCAGCAGCAGGCTATGTGCCTAATACAGAGGACTACTGTCCGCTGCGTCTGTCTCGTCTAGAGGCGATCGCGCAGGATTTGAATTGGTCTAAAGAAAGTACAACAATCTTTCACGATCGCTATATGGAACTTTGGGGAGGCGATTTGCGACCGTTTTTCCTCACGCCCCAAGCTCCCTGGATTATTGAAAATGTTGCCGTTTTGCCAGAGGCGCGGGGGCGAGGCCTTGGCAAAGCGTTACTCAGAGCCTTGCTAGAAGAAGGGCGAGTTCAGCAGCACGCTTACGCAGGGATTATGGTGATCAATGGGAACGACGTGGCTCGCTATACCTACGAATCTATCGGATTTAAGCCTTACCAAACCTTCCACGCTGATTACTTCTCGGAACAGTTCAATACCGAGTTTCCAGGGGTTACCAAGTTTGGTCTTCGCCTTAGTTAA
- a CDS encoding TetR/AcrR family transcriptional regulator, with protein sequence MSVKLTKAEQTRRTRSAILERARHLFATKGYAATGTEEIISELGITRGALYHQFNDKLGVFKAVIVEAYSEITAYIQTKIRPLDDNWQQLIIGCQAFLEVAQQDELRRLVFIEAPAILAADDLAEIDQYGFGLLRESIQLAVDEGKLNTIDAEGFAHLVNGSLSELAAWVAQSDDSERLKTAQSLVETLLTRHRS encoded by the coding sequence ATGTCTGTCAAGCTAACCAAAGCCGAACAAACTCGACGTACTCGCTCTGCCATTCTTGAGCGGGCGCGTCACTTATTTGCAACAAAGGGGTACGCAGCTACAGGAACCGAGGAAATCATCAGCGAGTTAGGGATTACGCGGGGAGCTTTGTATCACCAATTCAACGATAAGCTTGGAGTCTTTAAAGCTGTCATTGTTGAAGCCTATAGCGAGATAACAGCCTATATCCAAACTAAAATCCGACCACTAGATGACAATTGGCAGCAGTTAATAATCGGCTGTCAGGCATTTCTAGAAGTCGCTCAACAGGACGAACTGCGGCGTTTGGTGTTTATTGAGGCTCCAGCCATTTTGGCAGCAGACGACCTAGCTGAGATTGATCAATATGGCTTTGGTTTGCTCCGTGAGTCAATTCAGCTAGCCGTTGATGAGGGTAAGCTAAACACAATCGATGCAGAGGGTTTTGCTCACTTAGTCAATGGTTCGCTCAGCGAGTTAGCCGCTTGGGTTGCGCAGTCCGATGATTCTGAGCGGTTGAAAACAGCGCAAAGCCTGGTCGAGACATTACTCACTCGGCACCGCAGTTAA
- a CDS encoding glycosyltransferase family 39 protein, translating into MSLYNQPHVKWLKVLLVIVLALGVFFRFVNLDQKPYWHDEIYTSMRVSGYRTAEVVQDLYSDRVIDTQAVLKYQQPSPERNATDTLKGLAAEEPQHPPLYYVMARFWAEWFGGSITAMRSLPALISLLAFPAMYWLCWELFASPVVSWFAIALLSVSPIYIRYAQEARQYSLWIVIILLSSAALIRAMRYQTAFSWSIYALAVVAGLYCHLLSSLVFLGHGIYVVAVERFRLSRAVLSYLLASLIAVIGFIPWIQIAWMNKTALTQTTDWIKQPLPLLTLIRYWGVHLSRMFVAWHFKYDNEFVCLAIPVLILVIFALYFLCRQTWKRTWLFILTLIGVTALALVLPDLLWAGRRSTNIRYFLPSYLGLTIAVAYFLANSLTFKFTTTLQQRVCQLTIALLVSTSVLTSATASQASTWWGWSEFDVDVSQTINQSPNPLIISDMPLGMIIPLSHRLNSNIKMELTTNPDSLSIPAGFSDVFVYNPSDRLQAALKQRKLGQELTNQFEDNGFVVSLYRLNSAEDGGNRISSRSNTTPDDSDGNDSKL; encoded by the coding sequence ATGTCTTTATATAACCAACCACATGTTAAGTGGTTGAAAGTTTTGCTCGTCATTGTGCTGGCATTGGGCGTGTTCTTTCGATTTGTGAATCTGGATCAAAAACCATACTGGCATGATGAAATTTATACATCAATGCGCGTGTCTGGTTATCGCACAGCAGAAGTTGTTCAGGATCTCTATAGCGATCGAGTAATTGATACGCAAGCTGTGTTGAAGTACCAGCAACCCTCACCCGAAAGAAATGCGACCGACACACTCAAAGGGTTGGCAGCCGAAGAACCCCAGCACCCTCCACTGTATTACGTAATGGCACGATTCTGGGCGGAATGGTTCGGTGGTTCTATCACTGCAATGCGCAGTTTACCTGCTCTGATTAGCTTATTAGCGTTTCCGGCAATGTATTGGTTATGTTGGGAACTATTTGCCTCACCTGTCGTGAGCTGGTTTGCGATAGCTCTACTGTCGGTATCTCCAATCTATATTCGGTATGCCCAAGAAGCGCGGCAATACAGTTTATGGATTGTGATCATTTTGCTGTCTAGTGCAGCGCTGATTCGAGCAATGCGGTATCAGACAGCGTTCAGTTGGAGTATTTACGCGCTTGCAGTGGTGGCAGGGCTGTACTGTCATTTGCTATCGAGTCTTGTGTTTCTAGGACATGGGATTTATGTGGTGGCGGTCGAGCGATTTCGGTTGAGTCGAGCCGTTCTCAGCTATCTTCTTGCCTCACTGATTGCAGTCATTGGATTCATTCCTTGGATTCAGATTGCTTGGATGAACAAGACTGCTTTAACGCAGACAACGGATTGGATAAAACAACCCTTACCATTGCTCACGTTAATCAGATACTGGGGTGTTCATCTCAGTCGAATGTTTGTTGCTTGGCATTTCAAATATGACAACGAGTTTGTTTGCTTAGCAATTCCGGTTTTAATTCTAGTGATCTTCGCGCTCTACTTTCTCTGCCGTCAAACTTGGAAGCGAACTTGGTTGTTTATCTTGACATTAATTGGGGTAACGGCTCTTGCCTTAGTTCTACCAGATTTGCTTTGGGCAGGTAGACGATCGACTAACATCCGATACTTCCTGCCCAGTTATTTAGGACTCACGATTGCAGTCGCCTATTTTTTGGCTAATTCACTGACTTTTAAGTTCACAACCACCTTGCAACAAAGGGTATGCCAACTCACCATTGCATTGCTCGTTTCCACCAGTGTTTTGACTTCCGCGACTGCTTCTCAGGCAAGTACATGGTGGGGATGGTCAGAGTTTGATGTAGATGTGTCTCAGACCATCAATCAATCTCCAAATCCACTTATCATTTCTGACATGCCATTGGGTATGATTATTCCGCTTAGCCATCGATTGAATTCAAATATCAAGATGGAGCTAACAACCAATCCAGACTCGCTCAGTATCCCCGCTGGATTTAGTGATGTGTTTGTCTATAATCCAAGCGATCGCCTGCAAGCAGCTTTGAAACAGCGAAAACTTGGACAGGAACTTACCAATCAATTTGAGGATAACGGGTTTGTTGTTTCCCTGTATCGCCTCAATAGCGCAGAAGATGGAGGTAATCGCATTTCATCAAGAAGCAATACAACCCCTGATGATAGTGATGGAAATGACAGCAAATTATGA
- a CDS encoding helix-turn-helix transcriptional regulator, translating into MAFHQDYLGVRQPAIGQLIRELRQTLQLTQEKFATQLGVTFPTINRWENGHATPSPLALRQIDTLLNQLSESSDATLRKRSQAMREKYFPVRELNA; encoded by the coding sequence ATGGCTTTTCATCAGGACTATTTAGGGGTCAGACAGCCTGCCATTGGCCAACTGATTCGGGAACTCCGGCAAACCTTGCAGCTGACCCAGGAAAAGTTTGCGACTCAACTCGGAGTCACTTTTCCCACCATCAATCGTTGGGAAAATGGACATGCCACCCCTTCTCCCTTAGCCCTCAGGCAAATTGATACCCTCCTGAACCAGTTGTCTGAGTCGTCTGACGCCACGTTAAGGAAACGCAGTCAGGCAATGCGAGAAAAATATTTTCCGGTAAGAGAGCTAAACGCATGA
- a CDS encoding FMN-dependent NADH-azoreductase — MANILHIDSSPRGDRSKSRKLAKEFIAAWQDQHPDDVITYRDLRQTPVPHVTEDWIAAELTPPEALTADMAELLKFSDELVDEFLAADRCVFSVPMYNFSIPSNFKAYIDQVIRVGRTFTEEEGQIKGLANGKKVLFITSRGVEYGAGSPYEGWDCQEPALRYAFQFMGVTDIQFIHANGLDMGDEARKRGLDEAQSKIQALVGRW, encoded by the coding sequence ATGGCAAACATTCTGCATATTGATTCAAGTCCACGGGGCGATCGCTCCAAATCTCGCAAATTAGCCAAGGAGTTTATCGCTGCGTGGCAAGACCAACATCCTGATGATGTGATTACCTATCGTGATTTGAGGCAAACGCCAGTTCCTCACGTCACCGAAGATTGGATTGCAGCTGAACTTACTCCACCAGAAGCACTGACTGCAGACATGGCTGAGCTGTTGAAGTTTTCCGATGAGTTGGTGGACGAGTTTTTGGCAGCTGATCGGTGTGTGTTCAGCGTGCCGATGTACAACTTCAGCATTCCGTCCAACTTCAAAGCATACATTGATCAAGTGATTCGTGTGGGTCGCACATTCACGGAGGAGGAGGGGCAAATCAAAGGACTTGCGAACGGTAAAAAAGTGTTGTTCATTACATCACGAGGCGTTGAGTATGGAGCGGGTTCTCCTTATGAAGGATGGGATTGTCAGGAACCTGCGCTCCGGTATGCTTTTCAATTCATGGGTGTGACTGACATTCAGTTCATTCATGCCAATGGTCTAGATATGGGAGACGAGGCACGAAAACGGGGACTAGACGAAGCACAATCTAAAATTCAAGCATTAGTAGGCCGTTGGTAG
- a CDS encoding SDR family oxidoreductase — MSFKTILVAGASRGIGLAVAEHFIDQCDRLLAVSRTAAPVGEWVQTDLSDLAGIETVVKAIGDDCLDALLYMGGTWETHAFTNQYRFEACSDEDIARVIAVNLVAPIRLVKALLPALRRSDNPKIIFMGALSGRDNFPGREVANSASKFGLRGVVHSLREELRSQQIGVTVINPGNVGTPEVLADLAAGNLTGGEAIPLSDLLSILGCILSLSRATCIKEIDVPAMLGKGA; from the coding sequence ATGTCTTTCAAAACGATTCTGGTAGCAGGTGCGAGTCGTGGCATTGGACTTGCTGTCGCAGAACATTTCATAGACCAGTGCGATCGCTTATTAGCTGTGTCTCGTACAGCGGCTCCGGTTGGTGAATGGGTGCAAACAGATTTGTCTGACTTGGCAGGGATAGAAACGGTGGTCAAGGCAATTGGGGACGATTGCTTAGATGCTTTGCTATACATGGGAGGAACTTGGGAGACTCATGCATTTACCAATCAGTACCGCTTTGAAGCGTGTTCTGATGAAGACATTGCCCGAGTGATTGCAGTCAATTTGGTAGCCCCGATTCGGTTGGTAAAAGCTTTGCTGCCTGCCCTGCGAAGATCCGATAATCCGAAAATTATTTTCATGGGGGCACTCTCAGGTCGGGACAATTTTCCAGGTCGGGAAGTTGCCAATAGTGCATCTAAGTTTGGGCTGCGAGGTGTGGTACATTCGTTGCGCGAAGAATTGCGATCGCAGCAAATCGGTGTAACAGTGATCAACCCTGGCAATGTTGGCACACCCGAAGTTTTGGCAGATCTGGCAGCAGGCAATCTGACGGGCGGTGAAGCGATTCCTCTAAGCGATCTTCTTTCCATTCTTGGCTGTATTCTCTCCTTATCACGAGCTACTTGTATTAAAGAGATTGACGTACCTGCAATGTTAGGTAAGGGAGCTTAA
- a CDS encoding VOC family protein — MIDHTGINVSNLEKSKEFYVNALAPLGYQLVREFDAISAASFGIGGELDFWIGQGELNTPRIHVAFRAETREMVQAFYKTALAVGGRDNGAPGLRTHYHPNYYAAFVLDPDGHNIEAVCHVSA, encoded by the coding sequence ATGATTGACCATACCGGCATTAACGTTAGCAATCTTGAGAAAAGCAAAGAGTTTTACGTCAATGCCCTAGCCCCCCTTGGCTATCAATTAGTGCGAGAGTTTGATGCCATTTCTGCCGCAAGTTTTGGAATAGGCGGAGAGCTAGATTTCTGGATTGGGCAGGGAGAGCTCAACACACCTAGAATTCATGTTGCTTTCCGGGCTGAAACTCGCGAGATGGTTCAGGCATTCTACAAAACAGCTTTAGCAGTGGGGGGTCGAGACAATGGTGCTCCGGGTCTACGAACTCACTACCACCCTAATTATTATGCTGCCTTCGTTTTAGATCCAGATGGACATAACATTGAGGCAGTATGTCACGTCTCTGCATAA
- a CDS encoding HAD family hydrolase, with the protein MFDIDGTLVDSHGVDGDLFARAIRRELGLQVDETWQSYQQRTDSGVLEEVLVQNNVSVDKRPQASERVKSCFIGLVQDYIARQPTGLAPIPGAPELIRKLRSSSEVVIAFATGGWRETAEMKLSSVGIEFEGLPFATSSDAAARTEIMRLAERQAGVFGSFTRRTYFGDAPWDKKASADLGYDFLAVGGRVDHPRKFEDLSDLEAVLSVLGV; encoded by the coding sequence ATGTTTGATATTGATGGAACGCTGGTAGATTCCCACGGAGTCGATGGTGATCTATTCGCCCGTGCGATTAGGCGTGAGCTTGGACTGCAGGTTGATGAAACTTGGCAGTCCTATCAGCAACGCACGGATAGTGGTGTTCTCGAAGAGGTGCTGGTGCAAAACAACGTATCAGTAGATAAGAGGCCGCAGGCTTCCGAGCGAGTCAAGAGCTGCTTTATTGGCCTCGTGCAGGATTACATCGCAAGGCAGCCAACGGGATTGGCACCAATTCCCGGCGCTCCTGAGCTTATCCGCAAGCTTCGCTCAAGCTCCGAAGTCGTGATTGCCTTTGCGACTGGAGGCTGGCGCGAGACTGCCGAAATGAAACTGAGTTCAGTCGGGATCGAATTCGAAGGTTTACCATTTGCTACATCGTCTGACGCAGCAGCACGAACTGAGATTATGCGGTTAGCCGAGCGGCAAGCAGGCGTGTTCGGCAGCTTTACGCGGCGAACATACTTCGGCGATGCGCCATGGGACAAGAAGGCGAGCGCTGACCTTGGCTATGATTTTCTGGCAGTAGGGGGCCGAGTTGATCACCCACGCAAGTTTGAAGACCTCTCAGATCTAGAGGCAGTTCTCAGCGTGCTCGGCGTATAA
- a CDS encoding putative immunity protein has product MILSKDRDPRFITIRRGGTLADSDHRLLALWAAACAEHVLHLFESVQPSDPRPRQAIAQTRAWARGEIMMSQARAAGGHAMAAARDLSGAARHAAYAAGQSAVVAHVAAHELGAAAYAIKAARAAVPKGEGELAGRLECRWQREQLPEAIRDLVLDDQRLRNDICWSVFDC; this is encoded by the coding sequence ATGATCCTCTCCAAAGACCGTGACCCTCGCTTCATCACGATCCGCCGCGGGGGGACGCTCGCGGACTCCGACCATCGGCTCTTGGCCTTGTGGGCGGCCGCATGCGCAGAGCACGTTCTGCACCTCTTCGAGTCGGTGCAGCCCTCGGACCCGCGACCCCGCCAGGCGATCGCGCAGACCCGGGCATGGGCGCGCGGCGAGATCATGATGTCTCAAGCCCGCGCGGCGGGTGGTCATGCTATGGCTGCGGCAAGAGACCTGAGCGGAGCCGCTCGGCACGCCGCTTATGCTGCTGGCCAGTCGGCGGTGGTGGCGCATGTTGCCGCACACGAGCTCGGTGCGGCGGCCTACGCGATCAAAGCAGCGCGTGCCGCTGTACCCAAAGGCGAGGGTGAGCTTGCCGGCAGGCTTGAGTGCCGTTGGCAGCGCGAACAACTCCCGGAAGCGATACGGGATCTCGTCCTGGATGATCAGCGGCTGCGAAACGACATCTGTTGGTCGGTGTTTGATTGCTAA
- a CDS encoding nuclear transport factor 2 family protein, which translates to MPNQPAPEIELLRAAYAAFNARDIDAALALMTPDVAWPKAFKGGFVRGPQEVRTYWTEQWSEINPHVEPIAFYPKDAGQVLVEVHQVVRDLAGAVLADEHVGHRFTIEHGLIQAMEVCSLPSSGVGA; encoded by the coding sequence ATGCCAAATCAACCTGCACCAGAAATCGAGCTGCTACGCGCAGCGTATGCGGCCTTCAACGCGCGTGATATTGATGCTGCCCTCGCCCTCATGACTCCCGATGTGGCTTGGCCAAAGGCGTTCAAAGGCGGTTTTGTCCGTGGGCCTCAGGAAGTCCGCACTTACTGGACAGAGCAGTGGAGCGAGATCAATCCACACGTCGAGCCGATTGCCTTTTACCCGAAGGACGCTGGGCAGGTCTTAGTCGAGGTGCATCAAGTCGTGCGCGATCTGGCCGGAGCCGTACTTGCCGACGAACACGTTGGCCACCGTTTCACCATTGAGCATGGCTTGATTCAAGCTATGGAAGTCTGTTCACTTCCATCGTCTGGCGTCGGTGCCTAA
- a CDS encoding small multi-drug export protein, with translation MLIIQYMTKALTTWSVGFFPYFEVYAAVATGMAMKLDAVSSVVWGVFGNFTPIPLLLWGYSHLMHIPQLRAWLSQLERRGGQKVKRAFDRYGAWFLILMTPILGSWTIAVVAPIIGIHPRRILLFSFIGITLYGVATAVAIASGVNWFTHH, from the coding sequence ATGCTGATTATTCAGTACATGACCAAAGCACTCACAACCTGGTCAGTTGGTTTTTTTCCCTATTTTGAGGTTTACGCTGCAGTTGCAACGGGGATGGCAATGAAACTGGATGCGGTTTCATCGGTGGTTTGGGGAGTGTTTGGCAACTTTACGCCCATCCCTCTGCTGTTGTGGGGCTATAGCCACCTGATGCATATTCCTCAATTACGCGCTTGGCTGTCACAGCTGGAAAGACGAGGTGGACAAAAAGTAAAGCGTGCCTTCGATCGCTATGGAGCCTGGTTTCTCATTCTCATGACCCCGATTCTCGGCAGTTGGACAATCGCCGTTGTTGCTCCCATCATCGGCATTCATCCCAGACGAATACTCCTATTTTCGTTCATCGGTATCACGCTCTATGGAGTAGCTACAGCTGTGGCAATCGCATCTGGTGTGAACTGGTTCACGCACCATTAA